The DNA sequence TACCCAACTCGTTAGCTGCCTCTGCATTAATTAAAAGGATTTCTGCAAATCTTAAAATTCTGATATTCTGTTTTGATCCGTAAGCACAAGCACTGTTATTCAAAGCTTTAGGAACATATACCTTTTGGTTGAATGTCGTTACAGAGTTAGGATCTCCCATTGCAATAAGGTCTCCTTCCGGAGTAGTTTCCCCGTTTCTAAGAATGGTAAGTTCTTTTCTGATATCTCCCGGCTCAAATGCATTTTCCAATGCCTGAGAAGGTGTAAAGAATCCCCATCCAAATTGGTTTCTCACTCCCTGTACTTCTGCATATTGACTTCCTCCGAATTGAGTAGAACATTCACAGTTTACTTCAAATACAGATTCTTTTCCAAATTCACCACCAATTCTGAATACATGGTTAAAGTCAGGATCTAAATCATATCCCATAGACATCACCTGATTAGAAGTATCATAAGCCTTCTGCCAGTCTTTTTTATAAAGATAAACCTTCGAAAGTAATCCTAAGGCAGCCCCCTTGGTAACTCTTCCAAGATCAGCAGCAGCATAAGTCTGAGGAAGAATCTCTGCTGCACTGGTAAGATCCGAAATAATAAAGTTATACACTTCTTCCGCAGAGTTTCTAGGAACTGTATAAGTAGAAGGAATTCCGTCAAAGATTGGAACACCACCGTAGATTCTCAGTAAGTTAAAGTAAAAATAAGCTCTCAGCATTTTTGCTTCTGCAATCAATCTTGTTTTTAAGGTGGCATCCATATCAATTTTCGGAACATTTGTAATCACCTGGTTACATCTGTTCACCGCCTGCCATTGTCCGATCCAATATCCTCTAACTCCATCATCACTTACGGTATAAGTAAATTGGTCATACGCATTAATAAAAGAAGCGTCTCCAGGATTAGATCCTTTTACCACATCATCTGCTGGTACACCAAATACAAACTGATAAGGAAATGCAGAATTTTCCCAGCTTCTTAAAAACACATAAATTGCATTTGTAGCCTGCATAGCATCATCCTGAGTTTTGAAAAAGGAATCTGCTTCTGTTACTCCTTCCTGTTTTATATCCAGATAATCGTCTTTACAACTTATTACAAGTGAAAATAAAGCGATTGATAAAAATATTTTTTTCATGTTCTTCTAATTAAAATGTTAAGTTCATACCGATTGTATAAATGGCTGAAATTGGATAAATATTATTATCAACCCCCATTTGCACTCTGTCCGTATTTACAATCTCTGGCGAGAATCCATTATATTTAAAGCTTGTCCAAGGGTTCTGAGCACTTAAATACAATCTAAATTTAGTAAGCAATAAAGATTTTGCAAAGTCTTTAGGCAGGTTATATCCTACTGTAATATTTCTGATTCTGAAATAGCTTCCATCTTCCACAAAGAAACTGCTTGGAAGAATAATGGACTGGTTGTTGGTAGTCATCGGATACGCATTGGAAGTTCCTGCCCCATGCCATCTGTTGTTGTAGAAATCAAGATCCCAGTTTTCATTTCCATAACGCTGTTCACGGTTATAGTTATAAATTTTGTTACCGAATACCCCTTGGAAGTCTACAGCAATATCAAAATCATGAACACTTAAATTAACTCCGAATCCATAAGTTCCTTTTGGAATCGGGCTTCCTAAGAATGTTTTATCTCTGGTGTCAATAACTCCGTTTCCGTCTACATCAGCAAATTTTAGCCATCCCGCTTTTGCTCCGGTTTGACCGGAAGCAGCAGCTTCTGCATCAGTCTGGAATACCCCAGTTACCTCATATCCATAATATGCTCCTACAGACTGTCCGTTTTGCAGTCTTACAATAGAATTCCCAAATAAACTTGCTCCTGTTTCAAGGTATGAACCTTGGTATACAGATGTAATTTTATTTTTAAGAGTAGTAAGGTTACCATATACTCCTAATTTCACTTTTTCAGAAATTTTGGTGTCATAATTTACTGAAACTTCAAAACCTTTGTTATTGAATGAATAGGCATTAGTAACAAAATTTCTCCAGTTACTTGCTCCCGAAACCGTTCCTTGTGTAACACCATATACTACATCTTTAGTATCTTTATCAAAATAGGTTGCATCAATTTTCAATTTGTTATTGAATAATCCCATTTCTAAACCGATATCTCTACCCGTTGTAGTTTCCCACCCTATGCTTGGGTCAATCACCTGATCTATAGTCTGTGCAGGCGCTCCTGAATCTCCATAATATGCACCTTCTTTAAGAATTGTAGTTCTTAAAGTATAAGCTCTTGTTACATCGGGATTACCCAATTTACCCCAGCTTGCTCTTAACTTCAAAAGACTGAATACATTCTGATTACTCATAAAGTTCTCCTTGGAAATAACCCATCCGGCACTTACCGCTGGGAATACCCTGTGTCTGTCTCCTGAAGAATATTTTGAAGTACCGTCTCTACGAACCGATCCATTGATCAGATATTTTCCTTTATAATCATAATTCACTCTGGCAAACATAGATTCAATTCTATCCTGATAAGGGACTACATCAAATCCTACTCTGTCATAATCAACCATAATAATATTGGTCCCGTTAAAAATATTCATCGAAGCATTGGTTCCGTCATAATTAACATTAAGTGCTTCTAAATACGTTTGGGAATAAGAATTTCTTGTTCTGGAAAAACCGGCAAGAATTTCCAGGTTATGATCTCCTAATGATTTTTTCCAGCTTAACGTATTGTCCCAGATATAATTTCTATTTCTTGAATCTCTTGTAATCAGCTTATTAGGCTTCTGATCAGAAACAGGAACATAATTAAATGTAGGAGTATATTCGTAAAGATTTGTATTATAATTGTCCGTTGTATAGCTTACTCTTAAAGTAAAGTCCTGCAAGAATTTATATTCAGCCCATACATTATTCAATAACCTCTCCTGTCTGTTTTGAGAACGGTATAGATCTAAAACAGCACGTGGGTTAGGAATAGAATACCCGTTAAAGAACTGATAGTCTCCTGTCCCCGGATTCATCACAGAGAAAATAGGAGGTGCATTATAAGCGTTCAGTAAAGGGTTTTTTGCCTGATCGGTACGCATTTTAGAGAATGTGAAATTATTCCCGATAGTAAGGTTATCCGTAATCTTATAACTAAGATTTAATTTTGTATTAAGTCTGTTAAATCCTGAACCTGAATTAATACCCTGTCCCGCAGCAATATTTCCTTCATCCTGTAGATTTCCTATGCTTGCATAATAATTAAGCTTTCCTAAGCTTCCGGAAGCGGAGAAATCATTAGAATTAATGATACTTGTTCTGAAAATCTCATTAAACCAATCTGTATCAGCAGGGAAATTAGCTCTGGAAATCGCACCATTAAGATTCCCGTTATCATTCATCAGCTTTTCGTTATAAAGCTCAATATACTGATCAGAATTAGTCATTTTAGGAACATTGGTAACTTTCTTGATTCCTAAATAAGAATTGAAATTGAATATCGGCTTCCCTCTCCCTGTTTTTGTTTTAATAATTACAGCTCCATTAGCGGCTCTTGCTCCGAAGATTGCTAAACTGGAAGGGTCTTTCAGTACACTCATAGATTCGATATCCTGAGGACCAAGGAAAGAGATGTCATCAGTGATCATTCCATCAACAATAAATACTGTTTTACCAGTCAGCGAACCTACCCCTCTGATATCTACTCTCGGGGAACTTCCCGGCGTACCAGAATTCAGAACCTGTACACCAGATAATTTACCTTGTATTGAGCTTATTGGGTTAGCGTTAGGTTTATCGGCAAGGTCCTTTGCAGAAACCATTCCGATACTTCCGGTAACGTTTTCTTTTTTCTGAGATCCATATCCGATCAAAACTACCTCCTCGATCTTCTGCTCTTTGGCAGTAGTATCTTTTGGAGTAGTCTGAGCATTGACGTTCATACCGAAGTACAAAGCAGCAATGAGACATGAATACTTTAAATTACTTTGTTTCATATAGTTTCAATTTTATTCAAATAAATTCAAATTTGTACCTGTCTCTAAATAGTGGAGTTATTTAAAATCTCAAAAAAAGACATTAGCCAAAAATAGAAAAAATATTGAACAATGTTAAACTATCTTAAATATTTAAACATTATTTATTTTTATTATGTAAAAAATAGCAACCAATCAAATTTTATAATTTTATACTCAAAATAATTATCAATTAAATATCATATTATTAATGATAAATTAACGTTTTCAACTCAGAAATTCACCAAATATTCATGTGAACTTAATATTTTGTTAAATAGAGAATAGTAATTACCTTTGGTGCAGTTTTTGACAAAAAAGCATTTAGAAATAAATAATAAAAGATCAATGAAAAAATATATCATTGCAGCCGCTCTTATCATAGGAACCGGTGCTGTTATTACCACCAGTGTGCAATCTTGCACATCACTAGCCACATCCGATATGGGGCTTTCTATTATAAAAAGGATTCTGCTTAATGGTATTGATAAAGGAATGGGCATTTACGGGAACAAAGAAGCTTTTCTGCAGAATAATATGGTAGATAAGGCACTTCCCAAAGAGCTGAGAGATATCAATTCTACGCTGGAAAAGATTGCTCCTTCACTGGTAGCCAAAGAAAGAGATTATATAGCACAGGCAGCAGCTTATACTGTGAATACTTCAAAACCCATTTTACAGGATGCTGTTAACAGTCTGAATGCTCAGGATGTCACCAGAATTATGCAGGGAACTACCGCAACACAGGTTCTGAAAGAGAAAACATCCCAACAGCTTATCGCAGCAATCGCTCCCAAAGTGGATGAGAAACTGAATGAATATGGAATTGTAAAAACCATCAATACAGCGTTATCAGGAAGCAATTTCCTGGGCAGTCTTTTAGGAGGAAATAAAAACACGGTCAATTCCGGTGGATTGAGCCAGCTGGCTTCTGAACAACTGGTGAATGGGTTATTCAATATCATTGAAGATTATGAGCATCAGAACTCTAAATCTCTCTTGGGACCATTTGGAAAATAGGAGAAATTTCGTTATATTTATATTATATTAATAATTGCAGATGGATATATTACAAGGAAATCAACACGCAAATCCCGAAGATTTTTACAAATCTTTGAAGGATAAACTGGAGGGTCATCATGATTTTCCGGAAGATTATTTATTTAAATTTATTATTCCTACAGACCAGTCAAAGCTTACTGAAATATACAGAGTTTTTGACGGCATTAAATTTACACTGGGAAACCGCGAAAGTAAAAATGGAAAATACACGGCCTGCAATATCAATGCATTTGTTTTGGATGCAGATCAGGTTGTGAATATTTATAAAGAAGTAGCAAAAATAGAAGGCGTTATTCTATTGTAAAAAACAGAAACCGTTTCATAGTGATGAAGCGGTTTTTTACTATTTAAAACATAAAAAAACACTATGAACATCCAATTGATCCTATTTAATATCCTTTTAATCACATCTGCAACAAGCTGTGTTCACAAAAACAGCAATGAAAAAAGCACAACTAACATCAACACTACAGTACAGCAGCAAAAGATTGAACAAATCCAGTTGGCGGAAAGAACGAGGGGGTTTAGTAAAAGTATTGTTTTTACACCTTCATTAAAAACAACAAATAACAACGAAGATATTGTTAATACTAAGGTATCTCCTGCTGAATGGCAAACTGTTTCAAAACTGGCTGAAAACCTTGATTTATCTAAGATATCAGATCTTCAATCCCCCACGACGGGCAGACATTCTGACCGTGCCATGGCAGCTTCTATTACTATTACTTCCAATGGGAAAGAATATACTTCTTCAAGTTTTGATGCCGGCCATCCCCCAAAAGAACTGGAAGCGTTATACAATGCGATCAACGGAACTGAGAAAACGAAATAAAATAAAAATCCGCTCTTCTACAGAACGGATTTTTTTATTTAGATATTTATTATTTTTCAATAAAGAATTTTACATTTTCAATGGGTCTTCCCAACATGGCAACTGAGCCTTTTACCAGAATTGGCCTTTGTATCAGAGAAGGATTTTCGGACAGAATTTTCAGCCATTCTTCTTCTGAATAATTTTTATCAGCATAATTCTCAATATACAGCTTATCAG is a window from the Chryseobacterium indologenes genome containing:
- a CDS encoding RagB/SusD family nutrient uptake outer membrane protein, producing MKKIFLSIALFSLVISCKDDYLDIKQEGVTEADSFFKTQDDAMQATNAIYVFLRSWENSAFPYQFVFGVPADDVVKGSNPGDASFINAYDQFTYTVSDDGVRGYWIGQWQAVNRCNQVITNVPKIDMDATLKTRLIAEAKMLRAYFYFNLLRIYGGVPIFDGIPSTYTVPRNSAEEVYNFIISDLTSAAEILPQTYAAADLGRVTKGAALGLLSKVYLYKKDWQKAYDTSNQVMSMGYDLDPDFNHVFRIGGEFGKESVFEVNCECSTQFGGSQYAEVQGVRNQFGWGFFTPSQALENAFEPGDIRKELTILRNGETTPEGDLIAMGDPNSVTTFNQKVYVPKALNNSACAYGSKQNIRILRFAEILLINAEAANELGNTATAIANLNKVRTRAQLGGTTASTQAALRTAIWHERRVELAMEGDRFVDLVRTGQAATVLSSYGFKAGKNELFPIPLDAMNASLGLFTQNPGY
- a CDS encoding SusC/RagA family TonB-linked outer membrane protein, which produces MKQSNLKYSCLIAALYFGMNVNAQTTPKDTTAKEQKIEEVVLIGYGSQKKENVTGSIGMVSAKDLADKPNANPISSIQGKLSGVQVLNSGTPGSSPRVDIRGVGSLTGKTVFIVDGMITDDISFLGPQDIESMSVLKDPSSLAIFGARAANGAVIIKTKTGRGKPIFNFNSYLGIKKVTNVPKMTNSDQYIELYNEKLMNDNGNLNGAISRANFPADTDWFNEIFRTSIINSNDFSASGSLGKLNYYASIGNLQDEGNIAAGQGINSGSGFNRLNTKLNLSYKITDNLTIGNNFTFSKMRTDQAKNPLLNAYNAPPIFSVMNPGTGDYQFFNGYSIPNPRAVLDLYRSQNRQERLLNNVWAEYKFLQDFTLRVSYTTDNYNTNLYEYTPTFNYVPVSDQKPNKLITRDSRNRNYIWDNTLSWKKSLGDHNLEILAGFSRTRNSYSQTYLEALNVNYDGTNASMNIFNGTNIIMVDYDRVGFDVVPYQDRIESMFARVNYDYKGKYLINGSVRRDGTSKYSSGDRHRVFPAVSAGWVISKENFMSNQNVFSLLKLRASWGKLGNPDVTRAYTLRTTILKEGAYYGDSGAPAQTIDQVIDPSIGWETTTGRDIGLEMGLFNNKLKIDATYFDKDTKDVVYGVTQGTVSGASNWRNFVTNAYSFNNKGFEVSVNYDTKISEKVKLGVYGNLTTLKNKITSVYQGSYLETGASLFGNSIVRLQNGQSVGAYYGYEVTGVFQTDAEAAASGQTGAKAGWLKFADVDGNGVIDTRDKTFLGSPIPKGTYGFGVNLSVHDFDIAVDFQGVFGNKIYNYNREQRYGNENWDLDFYNNRWHGAGTSNAYPMTTNNQSIILPSSFFVEDGSYFRIRNITVGYNLPKDFAKSLLLTKFRLYLSAQNPWTSFKYNGFSPEIVNTDRVQMGVDNNIYPISAIYTIGMNLTF
- a CDS encoding DUF4197 family protein translates to MKKYIIAAALIIGTGAVITTSVQSCTSLATSDMGLSIIKRILLNGIDKGMGIYGNKEAFLQNNMVDKALPKELRDINSTLEKIAPSLVAKERDYIAQAAAYTVNTSKPILQDAVNSLNAQDVTRIMQGTTATQVLKEKTSQQLIAAIAPKVDEKLNEYGIVKTINTALSGSNFLGSLLGGNKNTVNSGGLSQLASEQLVNGLFNIIEDYEHQNSKSLLGPFGK
- a CDS encoding DUF493 family protein, encoding MDILQGNQHANPEDFYKSLKDKLEGHHDFPEDYLFKFIIPTDQSKLTEIYRVFDGIKFTLGNRESKNGKYTACNINAFVLDADQVVNIYKEVAKIEGVILL